CCATTTAGAAAACCATAAATATAGTTTTACGCCAAAACCAAATGAAGGTGCTAAATACCCAAAACACGAAAACAAAGAATGTTTCGGTTACGATTTATCTTCAGAAAAAAAATTAGATCAACTGAGTTTAAAATGGTTAATTGAGTTTTACAATGCTCATAAAGAGCATTCAAAAGAAAAAGTGTTTTTTACTTCTTTCTTTACAAAATTAGCTGGAACTAAACTATTACAAGAACAAATAGAAAATGGCTTATCTGAAGAAGAAATCAGAACAACCTGGCAAAAAGATTTGGAAGAATTTAAAAAAGTAAGAGCTAAATATTTACTTTACGAGTAATAGAAAAACCTTGAGCTTTCATCCATTCATCTGAATAAATTTTATCCATATAACGAATTCCGTGATCTGGAAGGATGACAACTACAAAACTATCCGATTTAAACATTCCTTTTTCGGCATATTGCTGTGTTGCTTGAATTACCGCTCCTGAAGTATAACCACATAATAAACCTTCGGAACGAACTAATTCTCTGGCAGCTAAAGCAGCATCTTCATCGGTTACTTTTTCGTAAATATCAATAATATCAAAATCTGTTGAAGTAGGAATTAAATTCTTACCTAAGCCTTCTATTTTGTATGGTGAAATTTCGTTTGGATCAAACTCTTTTGTTTCGTGAAATTTTTTAATTGCAGAACCAACAGCATCTACTCCTAAAATTTTTATATCAGGATTTTGTTCCTTCAAAAACCTTCCTGTTCCAGAAATAGTTCCTCCAGTTCCACTAGCAGCAACCAAGTGAGTAATTTTACCTTCTGTTTGTTTCCAAATTTCTGGTCCAGTAGTCGCATAATGAGCTTCTATATTTAACTCATTAAAATATTGATTGATGTAAATTGAGTTTGGAGTCTCTTTATGAATTCGTTTTGCTGTTTCATAATAAGATCTTGGATCATCTGCTGCCACATTAGCCGGACAAACATGAACCTCTGCTCCCATTGTTTTTAAAACATCAATCTTATTTTTTGAAGATTTATCGCTTACAGCCAAAATACAACGATAGCCTTTTACTAAACTAATCATAGCCAAGCTAAATCCTGTATTTCCTGAAGTAGTTTCTACAATAGTATCGCCAGGAGTTAAAATACCTTTCTTTTCAGCATTTTCGATAATATGAAGTGCAATTCTATCTTTTGCTGATTGTCCTGGGTTAAAAGATTCTAATTTCGCAAAAAACTCTCCCTGTAAATCTTTAGTAATACTATGTAATTTAACTATTGGGGTTTCTCCTACTAAATCTAAAACCGAATTTACTATTGCTTTATTCCTATCCATTCTATATATAAAGAAACGTTATTGCAAAATTGAGTCATCTAGTTGTAATTGAGATGTTTGTTTTACAATAACGTTTACACTTACTCAATCGAGCGCAAAAATATAATTATTTTTCTAACTTGTCTTCTAATGCTAATAAGAAAGTGTATTCTCTAGCTGTTTCTTTCAATGAATCGAACCTACCAGAAGCACCCCCATGACCTGCTTCCATGTTTGTATGTAAAAACAGTAAGTTATGATCTGTTTTCACTTCTCTTAGTTTAGCTACCCATTTCGCTGGTTCCCAATACTGTACCTGACTATCGTGTAATCCTGTAGTCACTAACATATTTGGATATGATTTCGATTCTACTTGATCGTAAGGTGAATATGATTTAATGTAATCATAATATTGCTTGTCATTTGGATTTCCCCATTCGTCATATTCTCCTGTCGTTAATGGAATACTATCATCTAACATTGTAGAAATTACATCAACAAAAGGTACAGCAGCTATAATTCCATTATATAATTCAGGATTTGTATTCACTACAGCTCCCATTAATAAACCTCCTGCAGAACCTCCCATAGCATACAAATGCTTTGAAGAAGTATAACCGTTATCAATTAAATATTTAGAACAATCGACAAAATCGTTAAATGTATTCTTCTTATTCAACATTTTTCCATCTTCATACCATTCTCTTCCTAAATATTGACTTCCTCTAATATGTGCTAAAGCGAAAATAAAACCACGATCTAACAGACTTAAACGTGTCGTTGAAAATCCATCAGAAACCGTATATCCGTAAGAACCATATGCATATTGTAATACCGGAGTGTTCTCGTCTATCTTAGTATCTTTTCTGTAAACAATAGAAAGTGCAACTTTTTTACCATCTCTGGCTGTCACCCATAAACGCTTACTTGTATAATTATTCTTATCAAACTTTCCACCTAAAACTTCTTGTTCTTTTTTGATTTCTTTAGATTGATCTTTCATATTGAAATCAATCACAGAACTTGGAGTGGTCATTGAGTTATACGAATAACGAATTACATCTGTATCAAATTCAGGATTTGAATATACACCTGCTGAATACGTTTCTTCATCAAAAGGCAAATAGTAATCCTCTGCTCCATCCCAACGTTTTATTCTAATTTTAAATAATCCATTATTTCTTTCTTCTAAAACTAAATAGTCTTTAAAAATTGAAAAATCTTCTAAAAACGTATCTTCTCTATGCGGAATAACATCTACCCAATTTTCTTTAGTAGTATTATTTTCTGGAGTTTTCATAACCTTAAAGTTAGTTGCTCCATCAATATTTGTCTTGATATAGAAATGATCTTCATAATGAGCAATATCATATTCTAAATCACGCTCACGTGGCTGAATTAAACGAAACTCACCATTTGGATTATCAGCTTCTAAAACTTGGTATTCGCTAGAAACTGTACTGTAAGAACCTATAACTAAATATTTTCTCGACTTTGTTTTAGTTACAAAAGTTCCGAACGTTTCATCTTTTTCTTCAAAAACCAAAACATCTTCAGAAGTATCTGTTCCTAAAACATGTTTATAAATTTTAGAACTTCGTAATGTTACAGGATCTTTCTTTGTGTAGAATAATGTTTTATTATCATTAGCCCAAACACTTCCTCCTGTTGTATTTTCTATTTTATCACTATAAACTTCACCTGTTTTAAGGTTCTTAATTTTGATAAAATACTGTCGTCTACTTACTGTATCCGTTGCATAAGCAACTAAAGTATTATCTGGAGACACATTTAACCCGCCTAGTTGAATATAATCATGTCCTTCTGCCTCTTTATTAACATCGAACATTATCTCTTCTTCAGCTTCTAAATTACCTTTCTTTCGAGAGTAAATAGGATATTGTTGTCCCTTTTCATATCTAGTAATGTAGAAATATCCATTCTTTTTATAAGGAACCGACTCATCGTCTTCCTTAATTCTTCCTTTCATCTCTTCAAATAAAGATTCCTGAAAGTTATTTGTATGGCCCATTACCTTATCAAAATAGGTGTTTTCAGCTTCTAAATAATCGTAAACTTTTTGAGTTTGTTCGTCTTTTTTTTCTGCGTTCTTTTGTTCATCTGTTAAACGCATCCAGAAATAGTTATCAATTCTTACATCACCATGTTTCTCTAACTTTTCTGGATTTTTATCAGCTACAGGTGGTTTTATATTATTCTCCATCTTTCCTTTTTTGCAGAATGCAAAAGTAACACTTAAAGCAATACTTAAAACAAGTTTTTTTCTCATTTCGCTAATTTTTAGTTTAGTATTGTAGTAATTTTGTAGTTGAATTTTATTAAAATACAATAAGATATGTTCGGAGATTTATCTGGAATGATGGATAAGCTTAAACAAGCACAACAAAAAGTTGAGGAAACTAAACAACGTTTAAACACTGTATTAATTGATGAAAGCGGTGCTGACGGTAAAATTAAAGTTACTATTACTGCTAACAGAGAAATTAGAGCAATTAGTGTTGATGATACTTTGTTACAAGATGCTGAAGAATTAGAAGATTATTTAGTGTTAACTTTAAACAAAGCTTTAAAAAGAGCAGGAGAAATAAATGAGCAAGAAATGGCTGTAGCTGCTAAAAGCGGAATGCCAAATATTCCAGGTATGGATATGTTCAAATAACCGTTTAGATGAATTTAAATCAAATTACTGTTCCTTCTTTAGATTTAACAAAATCAATTCCTTTTTATGAGCAATTAGGTTTAAAGCTAATTGTTGAAGCACTTCCACATTATGCTCGATTTGAATGCCCAGATGGAAATGCTACTTTTTCAATTCATTTGGTTGAAGAATTGCCTGTTGGAGATGGAATTTATGTCTATTTTGAATGCAAAGATTTAGATACTCAAGTTAAAATTCTTAAAGAAAAAGGAATCGTATTTGATCAAGATCCTGTAGACCAAACTTGGCTTTGGCGTGAAGCTAGGTTAAGAGATTTAGATGGGAATAAAATCATTTTATTTTTCGGTGGAGACAATAGATTAAATCCGCCTTGGAGAATTAAATAAGTATGCAAGACATAAAAGACAATAAAAAGGCAGAAGATTACATGTTGCCTTGTTTAAACAAGAAGATGTTTGGAATTGATTGCCCAGGCTGTGGTTTTCAAAGATCTACTGTTTTAGTTGCTAAAGGTGAATTTAAAAAAGCCTTTAATTTATTTCCGGCGATTTACACTTCTGTTTTCTTTATTTTAGCCATCGGTTTACATTTTTTTCTTAAAAAGAAAATCACAGCAAAAATACTGCTTGTTATTGCCATAATTAATGTTTTAACCTTAATTATAGCTTACCTGATAAAAATGAATAAATTATTTTTAAATTAAATATACTTTAAAACATGTTCGAATTTGAAGAAAGAAAACTACCAAATGCCACTACTGTATTAGTTCTTGGTATTCTATCTATATTAGCTTGTTGTTGCTATGGTGTTCCAGGAATTTTATTAGGAGTTGTAGCCTTAATTTTACACAAAAAAGATAAAGATTTGTATTTATCTAATCCTAATGTTTACACAAACTACTCTAATTTAAATACAGGATTTATATTATCAATTGTAGGAATTATACTAAGTGTTATTTTTATAATGATGATTTTTTGGGCAATTTCTATGATTGGTTGGGATGCATTACAAGACCCTGAATTATTAAGAGAACGAATGGAGGAATTAGAGCAAATGCAATAAAAATAGCTTTTAAAATACTCAAAGTTTAAAAGGAATTACGATTTCACTTTTAACAACATGAAAAGCAGACTTTTATAAAAGTCTGCTTTTCGTTAATAAAAAACCTTTAAAAAGTAACTTCTTATTTTATTATTATTCTATTTTCGCCAGCTTTAGTTTAAGTTACGGGGAATAAATAATGAACGAAAAAAACTGGTTACACTACTACAAAAACAGCTTAACAGATAGTGAGAATTTAGCAGTAGATATTGCTAAAATTAAAAATTTATACCATCAAAATAATTCTGATCTCAGCAATGGCTTTATCAACAATAAACAAGCCGAAGCATTAATAGACGCAGAAGAAAGAAGAATTAATAGATTGCGTGGTATCTTAAAAAAAGACAGTAGCAACTGGCACGAAATTGATAAAACTAAAATTTTAATTGCTCCTTTTCATTTAGAATATCAAACGGATAACCCGAAATTCAAACAAAAATTAATTCATCCTTTTTGGATTTATGCTACAGTAAATCGACTAGGACAATTATCTGCTCCTAAAGATATTTTCCCACTAATTGTTCGTAATTACATGACACCAATGGCAGATGTAAAAAACGATTTCATTTTCACTTCTATCGACACAGTTTTAGATGCTAAAGAAATTGAACCTCCAATGCCAGAATATGAAGACGAAGTGGTTCCTTGGAATGAATACTGGGACTATATTAATGAGGTTTTTAATGCTATTACTTACAAAAACTTATACCAATATAGAGCTGAAAAATATACTACACAGTTTAAGTTAACTTACTTTTCTGTAAGTTCTAAAATATCTACAGCAAAAAGTATATTATTTTTATACGAGAACTTATTAAATTATGATGAAGAGTTACCATTACTCTCTAAAATAATTACTCCTGAACAAGTTGTAAAAAGAGATGCCATTACAGATCATGATTTTTTAAACTTCAATCACCTACATTTAGGTCAAATGTCAGATAGTTTTCCTCTATCTGTAAGCCAACGTAAAACTTTATTATCCTATTTATCTGCTGAAGAAAGTTCTGTTACCGCAGTTAATGGACCTCCAGGAACTGGAAAAACAACTTTATTACAAAGTTTGGTAGCTACAGAAGTAGTTAGAAGTGCTATTATTGGCGAAGAACCTCCAATTGTTTTAGCATGTTCAAATAACAATCAAGCTGTAACAAATATTATAGATAGTTTTATTAACTCTGAAAGTAGCTTAACAGAATTATCAAAAAGATGGATTCCAAACTTTAAAGGTTATGCCACTTATTTACCTTCAAATGGAAAGAATGAAAAGTATTTAGGAGATATTAATTTCTTAAAAGGTAATTTATTCGGACATGAGGGAACTTTATGTAATCTTGAAAATGAAGAATATTTAGAAGATGCAGAATATAATTTCTTAACCGAATACTGTAATTATTTTAATGTACAGAGCAATTCTATAGAAGATGCCATTGATCATATTCAAGATGAAATTTTAATTATTGAAGAACAATTGATTGACAGTGTCGATTTTCCTAGAAATCATATAAAGTCAATTAATTTCATTAATAAAACACTACTAAACGAAGAAGATCATGTTACTCGAGAAAACTTCAATATAGGTAAACTTACCGCTTGGAGAACGACTTTAAGTTCTTTAAAGGCTAGCTATAAAAAAACTGATTTTCTTCCTTTAGTAAAAGAATACTTTAAAGTTAATAGTGAAGAACTTAAAGAACCTAAAGAGTGGGTTTTTAAAATAGGTGAAAGCACAATTAACGATAAAGAAAAAACGAATACATATCTAAAAGAGCTTATCAATCATTTGAACATCGCGCTTCAAACCAATTTAAAATTGAAAAGTTGGAGAAAGCAAATGAATATTGAAAGCTTCCCTATTTTGAAGGAAGAAGAGTTATGGGCTTCTGAATTTGAAAAATTAAATTCGAAAAATACTACTCCTCGTTTTTACTATGATGAACTAGACGTTTCTTTACGCCACAAAGCTTTTTTATTAGCAACACATTACTGGGAAGGGAGATGGTTATTAGCAACAAGAGAAGCTTTAGAAGAAGATACTGAAAGAGGAACAGGAGAACAAGCCATTATGTTAAAATGGAAACGTAGAGCCATGTTAACACCTTGTTTTGTGGCAACGTTTTACATGGCACCAAGTCACTTTTTATATAGCCAATATCAAGGAGAAAATGAAAATGGAAAACCTATTTTTGAATATTTTCCGCTGTATAATTTTATCGATTTATTAATTATTGATGAGGCCGGGCAAGTTACTCCGGAAGTAAGTATTCCTGTTTTTGCGATAGCTAAAAAAGCTTTTGTTGTTGGTGATTTAAAACAAATTGAACCTATTTGGTCTATTCCTTCTAGAATTGATAAAGGAAATTTATCTAGCTTAAATATCATTCAGCAAGAACAAGACATGTATTCTTTAGAAAATTCAGGTTTTTTAGCTTCCAATGGATGCATTATGAAAATGGCTCAAAACTCTTGTGAGTATGAAACACCAATTAATAATACCAAAGAACAAGGTTTAATTCTTTTAGAACATAGAAGGTGTAACGATGAAATTATTGATTTCTGTAACGAATTAGCTTATGGTGGTATTTTAAAACCCATGAAAGGTAAAGCTAGAGAAGGACAAGCTTTTCCTTCGATGATGGCATATCACATTAACGGCGTAAGTGAACGTAAATACAATAGCCGACAAAATATACAGGAAGTAAAAGCTATTATTACTTGGTTACAACAAAATAAAGAAAAAATACAAGATGCTTACAATGTAGATCATATTGAAGAAGTTTTAGGAATTATCACTCCATTTGCAAGTCAAAAAGGAGAATTATCTAAAGCTTTAATTGAAGCTGGTTTTAAAGTTAGCAATATTAAACTAGGAACAGTGCACGCATTACAAGGTGCAGAAAGAAGTATTATTTTATTTAGTTCTGTATACACTAATGAAGATGAAGGTACTATGTTCTTTGAAAAAGATAATAAGCCGAATATGCTAAATGTTTCTGTTTCTAGAGCAAAAGATAGTTTTATTTTATTTGGAGATACTAGAATTTTTGACGAAACAAAAAACACTCCTTCAGGAGTTTTGAAGAAACATTTGAATATTTATGAAATGGCAACTTAATTGAATTGTAAATTAGCTGTTATCAACCAATAAGTTTAGTTATAAAAATAAAAGATCTGGAAAATATTTTCCGGATCTTTTATTTTTATATTGATGTTATCCTCTTTATTTATTACAAAAAATACTACTATCTTTTTTTGAAAAGCTTTTTAAAATTAAATAATAACTTCCGTCTAATTTTAACTTTAAATAATAAGTAGCATAAGGTTTCTTTTTCAAGAAAATTGTATCATTATTATAAGTCCAACCGTATCTTTTTTCAAAAGTAATTACATCTTTTAAATGCATACCTCCACAATACTTCCAATTTTTTTCATCTTCCATTATTTGTTTATTATTCTTACAATTAAGAATTAAAAACAACAGGAATATAAAAGTTATAGACTTATAGATTAACTTAGTTGTCAAACTCTAAAATTGTTTTCTTAATAATAGAAATACAATCTCTAAGTTCTTCTTCATTCATTACTAATGGTGGTGCAAAACGAATAATATTTCCGTGAGTTGGCTTTGCTAACAATCCGTTATCTCGTAATCTCATACATATATTCCAAGCCGTTTCACTCTCTTCAGAATCGTTAATTACAATCGCATTTAACAATCCTTTTCCTCTAACTAAAGTAACTAATTCAGTCTCTTCAACTAATTTACCTATCTCTTCTCTAAAGATTTTCCCTAATCGATCTGCGTTTTCAGCTAGTTTCTCTTCTTTTACTACATCTAAAGCAGCAATAGCAACTGCTGCTGCAATAGGATTTCCTCCAAAAGTAGAACCATGGTTTCCAGGACGAATTACATTCATAATTTCGTCATTTGCTAATACAGCAGATACAGGATAAGCTCCTCCACTTAATGCTTTTCCTAAGATTAAAATATCTGGTTTTACATCTGGAGTTCCAGAACAATTTTTATCTTCACAAGAACAATTTCCACAAGTAGCTAATAAACGACCAGTTCTAGCAATTCCTGTTTGTACTTCATCTGCAATAAATAACACATTATACTTTTCACATAATGCTTTTGCTGCTGCTAAATATCCTTCAGAAGGAACATAAACTCCAGCTTCACCTTGAATTGGTTCAGCCATAAACCCAGCTACATTTTTATTATTTGCTAATGCTTCTTCTAAAGCTTGTAAATTATCGTATTCAATTTTGATGAAACCATTTGTAAAAGGACCAAAGTTTTTACGAGCAACAGGATCGTTTGAAAATGAAATTATTGTTGTAGTTCTTCCATGGAAGTTGTTTTTACATACAATAATTTCAGCTTCATTTTCATCAATTCCTTTCACTTCATAAGCCCATTTTCTACATATTTTCAATGCAGTCTCAACAGCTTCTGCTCCGGTATTCATTGGTAACAACTTGTCAAAACCAAAATATTCTGTGGCATATTTCTCATATTGCCCTAACATATCATTGTAAAAAGCTCTAGACGTTAATGTTAACGTTTTAGCTTGTTCAACCATTGCATTCACAATTTTAGGGTGACAATGTCCTTGATTTACGGCAGAATAAGCAGATAAGAAATCATAATATTTTTTTCCTTCTACATCCCAAACATACACCCCTTCACCTTTACTTAAAACTACTGGTAACGGATGGTAATTGTGAGCTCCATACTTGTTTTCTAAATCGATTGCTTGCTGTGACGTTAATTTTTCTAAAACAGCCATTTCTTTAATTTTAAAAATTTATAAAATAACCATTCCTACTGTACCTTTATTCTTTCGAAGAAGTTCGAAAAAGCAGCGTGGGAGAGAAATCATCCCTAAGAGAGCTGCAATTTAAAAAGATTACAAAAATTACTAAAGAATTCGTGCTTATTTTTTTAAAACTCCATCTTCTATTTATTTAACAAAGTGACTTTTAGTATCATCTTAGGTCTAATTAATTGTATTAACAAAAAATCAACTGAAGAAAATGGAACAAATTTTAAAAACATTTAATGACATTACAGGATCTTTTGGTGGTCCTTTAAGCGCTGTAATTATTATTATTCTTGGATGGTTAATTGCAGGAACAATTAAAAACTTAATTAAACGCGCTTTCTCTAAAACACAAATCGATAAAAAATTAAGCAATGACAATATTAATTTAGGAAACCTAATTAGTAAACTTGTATACTACTTAATTATGATACTAGTTTTTATGTTAGCACTAGAAAAATTAGGCATGACTAGTGTACTTGAACCTGTGAAAGACTTGCTAAATGGTTTTACTAATTTTATCCCTAATATTATAGGTGCTTCCTTGGTTGCTTACATTGGATATATGCTAGCAACAATTGTTTCTGAATTAGTGGAATTATCTGGTGAAACTATTCAAAAATTCACTCCTAAACTACGATTACCTGAAAATATTAATTTAGTACATATCTTAAAGAAAATCGTTTTTATTTTTATTTTCATCCCTCTATTAATTGTGGCTTTAAATATTTTAAATTTTGAAGCTATTTCTGCACCAGCTAGTGATATGCTACAAAGCTTTTTTGAAGCAATTCCTAAAGTATTAGTAGCCACCTTAATTATGATTGTTTTCGTAGTTGGTGGTAAATATTTAAGTGAACTACTTAGCGATTTACTTGGAAGTTTAAATATTAACGAGTTTATGCAGAAAGCTGGTTTAACTTCATTAACTGGAAAAACAAACGTAGAAAAACTAATTGCAAATATTGTATATGCTTTTATTATTTTATTTGGGTTAATGACTGCGATTGATAAGTTAGAGTTCACTAAACTTTCTGAAATGATGGGAACAATTGTAGAACTTGGAGGTAATATTCTTTTTGGGTTATTAATTTTAGCTGTAGGAAATTGGATAGCAAACTTAGCTTCAAAAAACTTTTTAAAGTCAGATGATAATCCATTTATAGCAAATATCATTCGTATTGCTGTTTTAGCTATTTTCTTAGCTATCGGTCTGCGAAGAATGGGAATTGCAGATGATATCATAAATTTAGCTTTTGGTATTACTTTAGGAGCTGTTGCTTTAACAGTTGTATTATCATTTGGTTTGGGCGGACGAGAAGCTGCAGGTAAACAAATGGAAAAAATCTTAGATAAATTCAATAAAAAATAATTCAATTTATATAATAAACAGATCAAAAAACACAGATTAAGATAAATTTCTTATCTGTGTTTTTTTATTCTCTTTTTAAAGATAAGAGTAAAAGTTCTAGTCTTTTTATCTCTCTTAATAAAGCGTTTTTATCCATTTGCATCCAAGCAAATATCTTTAACATACTTACGCCTAATAAAAATATTATTGCTCCCGAAGCCCACTTTATTAGTTCTTTAGCTTCTGAAGCTTCAAAAAATTGAACAAGACAGAATATAAAAAATCCAAAAAAGATTAATGTAATCATATTCATGGCTACTAAAATCCACTTATTTTTCCCTTTGAATAAACCAAATACCATCTGCCACATGGTTTGCTCTTCTAGTTCTTGATAAAAAACAGCTTCTTCTTCTGTTAATGTTTCTTTGATCAATTTATCAATATCTTCAGTAAATTTCATAATGTATTATTTTATTGTATTCTTTAATTTTTCTCTTGCATGAAATAATCTAGATTTCACAGTACCTACCGAAACTTTTAATAATTCACTTATTTCAGTTAATGATCTTTCTTCAACGTAAAAAAGACGAATCACTTGCTGATGTGCAATTGTTAATTCTTTTATTGCTCTACTTAATTTATCTTTCTTTTCATGTATCGATTCTTGGAGTTCTTCTTCTATTTCAGCTTCTCTATACAACATGACATGCCTCGTTTGCCTTTGTTTTTTCCTTAGATAATCTAAAGCTTTCCTTTTTACGATTTGTATCGCCCAACTTTTAAACTTGTTCGCATCTTCTAAAGTATTTAGCTTATTTATTATAGTTACCCAACTTTCTTGAGCTATATCTTTAGCCACAAACGAACTATTTACATACGAGAAAGCGATTTTACAAAAAGACTGATGCCATTTTTTTACCAAGAACACAAGTGCTCTTTTTTCCCCTTTCAAATACGCTTTAACAAGATCTTCATCTGTATGTAGAATTTTATTTTTCATAAGTTGTATTCACTTACATGACGTTTAATTTTACAAAAGGTTCATTTTAATATAAATTAATATTCGAAACCAATCTTAATAAGAGATATCTTTTCTAATTTTGCAATCCTTTAAATCAATATAAAGATGCCAAGAAGAGAACGTAACAAGTTTGTTAAAAGAGGAGAAATTATTGAAATTCTTATTGAAGATTATGCCTTTGGAGGAAAAGGTATAGGACGTATTCGTAACGAACACGGAGAATTTGTAGTTTTTGTTCCCAATACTTTACCAGGACAAACAGTAAAAGCTAGAGTTGCGAAATCTCAGAAAAAATACGCTGAATGTAAATTAATTGATGTTTTAAAAGCTTCTGAAGATGAAATTTCTTCAAATTATCAAGAAGTTCCAGGCGCACCTTACATTCAACTTCCTATAGAAAAACAACACGAGTACAAATACACAAGTACCATGTCGTTATTCAAAAAAATAGGAAAAATTGAAAATATTGAAGATTACTTTGATGAATTTGTGAGTTCGCCAAACGTATTTCATTATAGAAATAAAATGGAATATAGTTTTTCTGCTATTGGTTACGATCGTGAACAAAAAACAGATGTTGATGAATTTACATTAGGTTTTAAGAGACGTGGTGTTTGGTGGATGGGTGAAAACCTAGATAAAGATAGCGGACTTTTTGATGCCGACTTTGAAAATAGTTTAAAAACAATACGAACTTTCTGTGAAGAAACAGGTTTAGCTCCTTGGCATGGACCAAAAAAAGAAGGTTTTTTCAGATATTTTGTAGTACGAAAATCATACAAAACAAACGAGTTGTTATGCAATCTTGTCACTACTTCTAAAGATTTAGATAAATTTAGTTTCCCAAAGTTTATAGCGCTTTTACAAGAATTGTTTGGTGATCGATTAGCTGGTTTATTGCATACTATAAATGATGAAACTGGAGATAGAACAATTGCTACTTCTGGAAGTATTGATTTGGTATATGGTAAAGATAAAATTGTAGAAGAATTACTTGGATT
This genomic stretch from Tenacibaculum jejuense harbors:
- a CDS encoding PLP-dependent cysteine synthase family protein, which produces MDRNKAIVNSVLDLVGETPIVKLHSITKDLQGEFFAKLESFNPGQSAKDRIALHIIENAEKKGILTPGDTIVETTSGNTGFSLAMISLVKGYRCILAVSDKSSKNKIDVLKTMGAEVHVCPANVAADDPRSYYETAKRIHKETPNSIYINQYFNELNIEAHYATTGPEIWKQTEGKITHLVAASGTGGTISGTGRFLKEQNPDIKILGVDAVGSAIKKFHETKEFDPNEISPYKIEGLGKNLIPTSTDFDIIDIYEKVTDEDAALAARELVRSEGLLCGYTSGAVIQATQQYAEKGMFKSDSFVVVILPDHGIRYMDKIYSDEWMKAQGFSITRKVNI
- a CDS encoding S9 family peptidase, whose translation is MRKKLVLSIALSVTFAFCKKGKMENNIKPPVADKNPEKLEKHGDVRIDNYFWMRLTDEQKNAEKKDEQTQKVYDYLEAENTYFDKVMGHTNNFQESLFEEMKGRIKEDDESVPYKKNGYFYITRYEKGQQYPIYSRKKGNLEAEEEIMFDVNKEAEGHDYIQLGGLNVSPDNTLVAYATDTVSRRQYFIKIKNLKTGEVYSDKIENTTGGSVWANDNKTLFYTKKDPVTLRSSKIYKHVLGTDTSEDVLVFEEKDETFGTFVTKTKSRKYLVIGSYSTVSSEYQVLEADNPNGEFRLIQPRERDLEYDIAHYEDHFYIKTNIDGATNFKVMKTPENNTTKENWVDVIPHREDTFLEDFSIFKDYLVLEERNNGLFKIRIKRWDGAEDYYLPFDEETYSAGVYSNPEFDTDVIRYSYNSMTTPSSVIDFNMKDQSKEIKKEQEVLGGKFDKNNYTSKRLWVTARDGKKVALSIVYRKDTKIDENTPVLQYAYGSYGYTVSDGFSTTRLSLLDRGFIFALAHIRGSQYLGREWYEDGKMLNKKNTFNDFVDCSKYLIDNGYTSSKHLYAMGGSAGGLLMGAVVNTNPELYNGIIAAVPFVDVISTMLDDSIPLTTGEYDEWGNPNDKQYYDYIKSYSPYDQVESKSYPNMLVTTGLHDSQVQYWEPAKWVAKLREVKTDHNLLFLHTNMEAGHGGASGRFDSLKETAREYTFLLALEDKLEK
- a CDS encoding YbaB/EbfC family nucleoid-associated protein; this translates as MFGDLSGMMDKLKQAQQKVEETKQRLNTVLIDESGADGKIKVTITANREIRAISVDDTLLQDAEELEDYLVLTLNKALKRAGEINEQEMAVAAKSGMPNIPGMDMFK
- a CDS encoding VOC family protein; this translates as MNLNQITVPSLDLTKSIPFYEQLGLKLIVEALPHYARFECPDGNATFSIHLVEELPVGDGIYVYFECKDLDTQVKILKEKGIVFDQDPVDQTWLWREARLRDLDGNKIILFFGGDNRLNPPWRIK
- a CDS encoding DUF2752 domain-containing protein gives rise to the protein MQDIKDNKKAEDYMLPCLNKKMFGIDCPGCGFQRSTVLVAKGEFKKAFNLFPAIYTSVFFILAIGLHFFLKKKITAKILLVIAIINVLTLIIAYLIKMNKLFLN
- a CDS encoding CCC motif membrane protein, giving the protein MFEFEERKLPNATTVLVLGILSILACCCYGVPGILLGVVALILHKKDKDLYLSNPNVYTNYSNLNTGFILSIVGIILSVIFIMMIFWAISMIGWDALQDPELLRERMEELEQMQ